In the Colletotrichum higginsianum IMI 349063 chromosome 7 map unlocalized unitig_7, whole genome shotgun sequence genome, one interval contains:
- a CDS encoding cytochrome P450 encodes MPLPRLEKPIMSSITNQKPPPAIESPLPPLHHEKRKRIFSLSRRSSTRKSLSSMPGEIVDIPEPPRVPVLGHVTEIDQEYPLGSFLHLANKYGPVYRLDLLGTKMVVVSTQKMVDECCDDKRFKKSIDGELNELRAAVHDGLFTSKGVEEENWGVAHRVLMSAFGPLAIRDMFDPMHDVAGQLAMKWARHGPSTPINIGEDMTRLTMDTVALCTMGYRFNSYYREDTHPFIKAMYAVMKEAGDKTLRVLPQVFYSKQDKRYRTNIDTLRSTAREVLEARRLDPDGASTRKDVLTAMLNTVDPVTGRKMTDESIIDNLITFLVAGHETTAATFTFTMYWLLKRPEVYRKVQEEVDTIVSDGPLRVEHVPKLKYLAAVLREVLRHSAPIPAFAREVQGNEAVIGGKYRVKAGEQIVCFLAKSHLDPAVFGDDAEEFRPERMLDDNFDRLMREFPNCWSPFGTGMRGCIGRAFAWQEMVLAFALLMQNFNFVMNNPGYDLKVSQTLTIKPKDLYIRAILREGLTPSLLEARMTGSLVGGGPAAAAAAAQHSTNTKGKAANGGSGQVNGSKKGANLAVFYGSNSGTCEFMAQRLASDAVSHGFSATVDSLDAARESLPTDRPVVIVTSSYEGEPPHNAALFVDWLTNLKGKELENVSYAVYGCGHADWVKTHQRIPKLVDVSLEEHGGRRITPIATTDAKDRDMFSDFETWEEETLWPALKKDFGGRPAGDGDGDDAGSIPDAGLSVSFSTPRTSTLRQDVRDALVVGSRILAGGGALGPVKRHIDVQLPSDMRYSAGDYMAVLPHNPKDTVARVMRRFHLTWDSHVTIEASGPTTLPTDTSIPVSDVLSSYVELCQTASKRLSRDESIIRKLQHLASDGYDAEIRDKRLSVLDIAEQFPCLAIPFNHFLLMLPPMRVRQYSISSSPLVDPGVATLTYGVLDAPALSGQGRHIGVTSSYLSSLTAGDRLQISIRPAQGGFKLPVDMDKTPLLCAATGTGLAPFRAFIQERATLLSNGRRLAPAVLFFGCRHPTADDLYRDEFDAWEAAGAVTVYRAYSRRPDASRGCKYIQDRVWAERELLYDLWDRGARIYVCGSNKVAEGVKEVMLRAAREKSEIDDGKPMSEEELEAWFNGIRNERYATDVFD; translated from the exons ATACCCCCTGGGGTCGTTTTTGCACCTCGCCAACAAGTATG GCCCCGTCTACCGGCTGGATCTTCTTGGCACCAAGATGGTGGTTGTCAGCACCCAGAAGATGGTGGACGAGTGCTGCGACGACAAACGGTTCAAGAAGTCCATCGACGGCGAACTCAAT GAACTACGCGCTGCAGTTCACGATGGCCTCTTTACA TCCAAAGgcgtggaagaagagaacTGGGGCGTGGCCCACCGAGTCCTCATGTCGGCTTTCGGCCCCCTCGCCATCAGGGACATGTTCGACCCCATGCACGACGTGGCCGGGCAGCTCGCGATGAAATGGGCCCGCCAcgggccgtcgacgcccatCAACATCGGCGAGGACATGACGCGGCTCACGATGGACACGGTGGCGCTCTGCACCATGGGCTACCGCTTCAACTCGTACTACCGCGAGGACACGCACCCCTTCATCAAGGCCATGTACGCCGTCATgaaggaggccggcgacaaGACGCTGCGCGTGCTCCCCCAGGTCTTCTACTCGAAGCAGGACAAGCGGTACAGGACCAACATCGACACGCtgcggtcgacggcgcgcgaggtcctcgaggccagGCGGCTGGACCCGGACGGCGCCAGCACGCGCAAGGACGTCCTGACGGCCATGCTCAACACCGTCGACCCCGTCACCGGCCGCAAGATGACGGACGAGAGCATCATCGACAACCTCATCaccttcctcgtcgccggccacgagACCACGGCCGCCACCTTCACCTTCACCATGTACTGGCTGCTCAAGAGACCCGAGGTGTACCGGAAGGTCCAGGAAGAAGTCGATACCATCGTGAGCGACGGGCCTCTCCGGGTGGAGCACGTCCCCAAGCTGAAGTATCTGGCTGCG GTATTACGAGAAGTCCTCCGTCACAGCGCCCCGATCCCGGCCTTCGCCCGCGAGGTCCAAGGGAACGAGGCGGTCATCGGCGGCAAGTACCGCGTCAAGGCCGGGGAGCAGATCGTCTGCTTCCTGGCCAAGTCGCacctcgacccggccgtgttcggcgacgacgccgaggagttCCGGCCCGAGCGGATGCTCGACGACAACTTCGACCGGCTGATGCGCGAGTTCCCCAACTGCTGGAGCCCCTTCGGCACGGGCATGCGCGGCTGCATCGGCCGCGCCTTCGCCTGGCAGGAGATGGTGCTCGCCTTTGCGCTGCTGATGCAGAACTTCAACTTCGTCATGAACAACCCGGGCTACGACCTCAAGGTCTCCCAGACGCTCACCATCAAGCCCAAGGACCTGTACATCCGCGCCATCCTGAGGGAGGGGCTGACGCCGTCTCTGCTCGAGGCCCGGATGACGGGCTCCCTCGTCGGAGGAGgcccggcagcggcggcggcggcggcccagcACAGCACGaacaccaagggcaaggcGGCCAACGGCGGATCCGGGCAGGTGAACGGAAGCAAAAAGGGCGCCAACCTGGCCGTCTTCTACGGTTCCAACTCGGGCACCTGCGAGTTCATGGCCCAGAGACTAGCCAGCGACGCCGTCTCGCACGGCTTCTCCGCCACCGTCGActccctcgacgccgccagaGAGTCTCTGCCGACCGACCGGCCGGTTGTCATCGTCACCTCGTCGTACGAGGGCGAGCCGCCTCACAATGCCGCGCTCTTTGTCGACTGGTTAACTAATCTGAAAGGAAAGGAACTCGAGAACGTTTCCTACGCTGTATACGGTTGTG GCCATGCCGACTGGGTCAAGACTCATCAACGGATCCCCAAGCTGGTCGACGTCTCCCTCGAGGAACACGGCGGCCGCAGAATCACCCCGATCGCCACGACCGACGCCAAGGACAGAGACATGTTCTCCGACTTTGAGACCTGGGAAGAGGAGACCCTATGGCCCGCGCTCAAGAAGGACTttggcggccggccggccggagatggagacggagacgacgccgGCAGCATCCCCGACGCGGGCCTCTCCGTgtccttctcgacgccgcggaccTCGACCCTGCGCCAGGACGTCCGGGAcgcgctcgtcgtcggctcccGCAtactcgccggcggcggcgccctgggCCCCGTCAAGAGGCACATCGATGTGCAGCTCCCGTCCGACATGCGCTACTCGGCCGGCGACTACATGGCCGTCCTGCCGCACAACCCCAAGGACACCGTCGCCCGGGTCATGCGGCGCTTCCACCTGACCTGGGACTCGCACGTCACCATCGAGGCGTCCGGTccgacgacgttgccgaCCGACACCAGCATCCCCGTCTCTGACGTGCTGAGCTCCTACGTCGAGCTCTGCCAGACGGCTTCCAAGAGG CTTTCCCGGGACGAAAGCATCATCCGCAAGCTGCAGCACTTGGCATCTGACGGTTACGACGCCGAGATCAGGGACAAGAGGCTCTCGGTTCTGGATATCGCCGAGCAGTTCCCCTGCCTGGCGATCCCGTTCAACCACTTCCTCCTCATGCTCCCGCCCATGCGTGTTCGCCAATA CTCGATATCCTCCTCGCCCCTCGTCGACCCGGGCGTCGCCACCCTCACCtacggcgtcctcgacgctcCGGCCTTGTCCGGCCAGGGCCGCCACATCGGCGTCACCTCGTCCTACCTCTCGAGCCTCACGGCCGGCGACCGGCTCCAGATCTCGATCCGCCCCGCGCAGGGCGGCTTCAAGCTGCCCGTCGACATGGACAAGACGCCCCTCCTCTGCGCCGCGACCGGCACGGGCCTGGCGCCCTTCCGCGCCTTCATCCAGGAGCGCGCGACGCTCCTCAGCAACGGCCGGCGGCTCGCGCCCGCggtcctcttcttcgggTGCCGCCACCCTACCGCCGACGACCTGTACCGCGACGAGTTCGACGCGTgggaggccgccggcgccgtcacgGTGTACAGGGCCTACAGCCGCCGGCCGGACGCCTCGCGCGGCTGCAAGTACATCCAGGACCGCGTCTGGGCGGAGCGCGAGCTGCTGTACGACCTCTgggaccgcggcgcgcgcATCTACGTCTGCGGCTCCAACAaggtggccgagggcgtcaaggagGTCATGCTCAGGGCCGCCAGGGAGAAGAGCGAGATCGACGACGGGAAGCCCATgtccgaggaggagctggaggcgTGGTTCAACGGCATCCGGAACGAGCGGTATGCCACCGATGTGTTTGACTAG